The DNA region CGTATTGGTATATCGCTTCCAGAAAATCTTTTGAATAAATTTGATGATATCATCGGGAAGCGCGGATACTCTTCAAGATCGGAGGGAATCCGTGATGCAATCCGTTCTTATATCACGTATTATGAATGGATGAATGACGTCTCCGGCGAGCGTCAGGGCGTCATAACCATGGTATATGATCACGATCACCGTGGACTTATGGAAGCGATCACGGAGATCCAGCACTCGAACAGGCAGATCGTTCAGTCGACGATCCACTCGCACGTCAGCGATGAACGGTGTCTCGAGGTCATTTTAGTCCGTGGACAGGGCGAACAGCTCAAACAGCTCGCTGAACGGCTGATGTCTTTGAAAGGTGTCGAGTCGGTCAAACTGACGACGATCAAAGTCGACTGATCCAATTTATAATAAAATACGAAAATCCATCACTTTTTCTGCTTTGACGAAG from Methanocorpusculum labreanum Z includes:
- the nikR gene encoding nickel-responsive transcriptional regulator NikR; this translates as MVGESDLSRIGISLPENLLNKFDDIIGKRGYSSRSEGIRDAIRSYITYYEWMNDVSGERQGVITMVYDHDHRGLMEAITEIQHSNRQIVQSTIHSHVSDERCLEVILVRGQGEQLKQLAERLMSLKGVESVKLTTIKVD